In Pocillopora verrucosa isolate sample1 chromosome 13, ASM3666991v2, whole genome shotgun sequence, one genomic interval encodes:
- the LOC136277785 gene encoding uncharacterized protein has translation MSCLRCCSNSDSDSDSNSDRNRAGDAKTKENVHSSESDRLGDEFVKSLNEEKLSYFKFHPLKVGTTVRFWSAVSKDNDGVMKRTGNMVKCDGQFHKPNETHIKVIDVDVKPVNAKSAVVLLFMDTKLNKQYAMKGIGCGEEIRAEETSSYDDERYIFVPEYFWSYTMLKHFKSSCYVGCDSTGKTTLIENSEPGYLKAEILFIVNAP, from the exons ATGAGCTGTTTAAGATGCTGTAGCAATTCTGACAGCGACTCTGACAGCAATTCTGACAGGAACCGCGCAGGTGATGCAAAG ACCAAAGAGAATGTGCATAGCAGTGAGTCGGATCGGTTGGGTGACGAGTTTGTAAAGAGCTTGAACGAGGAGAAATTATCGTATTTCAAGTTCCATCCTCTTAAAGTGGGTACTACTGTTCGGTTTTGGAGCGCAGTTAGCAAGGATAATGATGGAGTTATGAAGAGGACTGGAAACATGGTGAAGTGTGATGGACAGTTTCACAAGCCTAATGAGA CTCATATAAAGGTCATTGACGTGGATGTGAAGCCAGTGAATGCAAAAAGTGCTGTGGTCCTTCTATTCATGGATACAAAACTAAATAAGCAGTATGCAATGAAAGGAATCGGATGCGGAGAAGAAATCCGAGCCGAA GAAACTTCTTCGTACGATGACGAGCGCTATATCTTTGTGCCTGAGTATTTCTGGAGCTACACGATGCTCAAACACTTCAAAAGCAGCTGCTATGTGGGATGCGACTCCACTGGAAAAACGACTTTGATTGAAAATTCAGAGCCTGGATATCTTAAGGCTGAGATTCTATTCATCGTCAACGCACCTTAA